One Natronorubrum halophilum genomic window, CGCCCATGCGTATCCAGTCGGTCGGTTCGGTGTCCGAGTCGGCGCTGCGCTTGAGCGCGAGATCGACGAGCGGTTCGAGTAATACCCAGAAGAACAGCAGGAAGAACAGCGTGAACATCCGCATGAACGCGAGCGATTCAACGAGATAGCCGGGCAGCGAGAGGACGCCGAGAACCCCAAATCGGGCGGGATCGAGTTCGTGCAGCCGCCTCCGGAGGCGACCCGCGCGACTCTTAGGCTGGCGCTTCTCACCGGCGTCGGTGTCTCCGTCGGTCATGACCACTCCTCGGTCGTCTCGAATCCGTTCTCGAGTTGCATGTACGCGAACATCGTCTCGTCGTCCGACGTGTCATCCGTTCCCAGACAGCCAGCGAAAAGAACGCCGCCAGCCGCTCCGCTGGAGCGGAGTAGGCGACGGCGCGACAGTCGCTCGAGTCGTTCGACCACGGTCGGGATCTGTGCCATCGGTCGAGTGATCGGTCGACAGCTAAGTAGTTATTTTGTGAACTCGATTTCACAGGCGCTGTAGCCGCCTCTCGGTACCGACCACTCCGGAACGATCATTGCGTTCTCCCTGTGACGAACGGTATGGAGTTCGAACCGAGCACCGACATCAATGCGCGCGAGGCCTTCTCCCTGCTGGGTCACGATATCCGGCTCGACATTCTGCTTGCGCTGCTCGAGGACTGGGTCGCCGTCTACACCGAACCGAAATCTTACTCCGAGCTGATGGCTGCCGTCGAAATGGAAGACAGCGGCAAGTTCAACTACCATCTCAACAAACTTCGTGGGGCGTACGTCCGAAAAGTCGAGGACGGCTACGTCCCCACGGCGAGCGCGACGGCGCTTTACCGCACCGTCCTCGCACACCGGCCGACCGAGGCGTTCGAGTTCGAACCCCGCTCGCTCGAGGCGGCGTGTCCGGAGTGTGGGTCGCCGCTGGTCTTGCGCTACGACAGGGGGTTCGTTTCGATCGACTGCGACGCTTGTGAGGAGTGGATCGGATTCACCTACTCCTTTCCACAAAACGGGTTTGCGAGCCACGGTTCGGACGCCGTTCTCGACGCCGTCGATAACCGGGTCCGATGCGACGTCGAGGTCGCCCGCAGGGGCCAGTGCCCGGACTGCGTCGGCTCGATGAACGTCGACCTCCGGACGAATTCCATCGAACGAGGAGATCACTGGGTCGAACTCGCCTGTAACACCTGCTCGTTTATCGTCGGCATGGATCTCCTCTCGGCGATGGTGGGCGATGATCGGGTCGCGTCGGCGCTCCGTTCGGTGGGAATCGACCCCGAGCAGCGTCTCTGGGAACTCCCTGTGGGCACGACGCGGCTCGAGTCGCAAGACCCGCCGATACTCGCCGTCGATCTCGAGGCCGACGCGGGAACCGCACTCATCGTGGTCGACGAGACGCTGACGCTCCGGTCGGTCGCCACCGGCGACGACTGATCGAGGCGGAGCGTTCGCGGACCCGATACCCGAGTTACCCGGAGAACGGCACCTATTACCCGCTCGAGGCCGACACCACTCCTCGATGACAGCACCCGACGAGTGGGACCTCCTCGAGGAAGTCACCGAGTACCAGACCGGCTGGTACGACGGCGGCTACGACCTCCTTGAGCAACCCGACGGCACGAAGAAACGCTACTACTGGGCAGACCTGCCGCCAGCGGTCGTCATCGTCGCCCGGATCGACGGCGACCTCATCGCGTCCATCGATGGAAACGGGGACGATTCCACCGACGAAAACCGCCTCCTCTTCGTCGAACAGTACCGGCCCGCGATCCGCGAAACCCACCTCGAACTCCCCGCCGGAATCGTCGAAGACGGCGAGTCCTACACCCGGGCCGCTGCGCGCGAACTCGAGGAGGAAACCGGTTTTAAACCCTCGAGTACCGCACTCTTACAGGAGTACGCGGTCGCAACCGGCGTGCTTCGCCACGACCGCGCCATCGTCTACGCCGAGGGCCTCGAACCCGGCGAGCGCGAACTAGATAGTAACGAATTTCTCGAGGTGAGGACGGTTCCAGTGACGAC contains:
- a CDS encoding DUF7351 domain-containing protein, coding for MEFEPSTDINAREAFSLLGHDIRLDILLALLEDWVAVYTEPKSYSELMAAVEMEDSGKFNYHLNKLRGAYVRKVEDGYVPTASATALYRTVLAHRPTEAFEFEPRSLEAACPECGSPLVLRYDRGFVSIDCDACEEWIGFTYSFPQNGFASHGSDAVLDAVDNRVRCDVEVARRGQCPDCVGSMNVDLRTNSIERGDHWVELACNTCSFIVGMDLLSAMVGDDRVASALRSVGIDPEQRLWELPVGTTRLESQDPPILAVDLEADAGTALIVVDETLTLRSVATGDD
- a CDS encoding NUDIX hydrolase, with translation MTAPDEWDLLEEVTEYQTGWYDGGYDLLEQPDGTKKRYYWADLPPAVVIVARIDGDLIASIDGNGDDSTDENRLLFVEQYRPAIRETHLELPAGIVEDGESYTRAAARELEEETGFKPSSTALLQEYAVATGVLRHDRAIVYAEGLEPGERELDSNEFLEVRTVPVTTALERARERPANDSTMTALLLAKENGLL